A single Thunnus thynnus chromosome 6, fThuThy2.1, whole genome shotgun sequence DNA region contains:
- the LOC137184397 gene encoding glutathione S-transferase Mu 4-like has protein sequence MTMKLAYWDIRGLAQPIRLLMEYTGTKYEDKFYVCGEAPNFDKSCWFDEKPNLGMDFPNLPYLEDGDRKIVQSNAILRYIARKHNMCGETEDEKVRVDIMENQAMDFRNGFVRLCYADFDRIKPGYLEMLPGVLKQFSNFLGDRKWFAGDKITFVDFLMYELLDQHRMFRPTCLDDFKNLKDFLDRFEALEKIAAYMKSNRFMKTPVNNKMAKWGNKKE, from the exons atgacaatgaaactGGCTTATTGGGATATTCGTGGG CTTGCCCAGCCAATCCGTCTGCTGATGGAGTACACTGGCACCAAGTATGAAGACAAGTTTTATGTCTGTGGTGAAG CTCCCAACTTTGATAAGAGCTGCTGGTTTGATGAAAAACCAAACCTTGGAATGGACTTTCCCAAT CTGCCCTACTTGGAGGATGGAGACAGAAAGATAGTGCAGAGCAACGCTATCCTGAGATACATCGCTCGTAAGCACAATATGT GTGGAGAGACCGAGGACGAGAAGGTTCGCGTCGACATCATGGAGAACCAGGCCATGGACTTCAGAAACGGCTTTGTGAGGTTGTGCTACGCAGACTTT GACAGGATAAAGCCAGGCTACCTCGAGATGCTGCCAGGCGTACTGAAGCAGTTCTCAAATTTCTTGGGCGACAGGAAGTGGTTTGCTGGTGACAAG ATCACTTTTGTGGACTTCCTTATGTACGAGCTGCTGGATCAACACAGGATGTTTCGTCCCACATGTCTGGATGACTTCAAGAACCTCAAAGATTTTTTAGACCGTTTTGAG GCTCTGGAGAAGATTGCTGCCTACATGAAGTCAAACAGATTCATGAAGACTCCTGTCAACAACAAGATGGCCAAATGGGGAAACAAGAAAGAGTAA